In the genome of Fulvivirga maritima, one region contains:
- a CDS encoding AraC family transcriptional regulator, with amino-acid sequence MSKSTLYIKNMVCPRCISAVENTLSQLNLQAEKVQLGQVDLAEELNETTKEALKIKLNEVGFELLESAKSSLISQIKSLIIEQIHHKEEPLNENFSSFIAEHLNHEYSYLSKLFSSVEGVTIEKYIARQKIEKVKELLFYNELSLSEIALKMNYSSVAYLSTQFKKETGMTPTQFKQMHKPGHSSLDKV; translated from the coding sequence ATGAGTAAGTCGACCCTATATATTAAAAACATGGTGTGCCCCCGCTGTATAAGCGCGGTGGAAAACACACTGAGTCAGCTAAATCTTCAAGCAGAGAAGGTGCAGCTGGGGCAGGTAGATTTAGCTGAAGAATTAAATGAAACCACCAAAGAAGCGTTAAAAATCAAACTGAATGAAGTAGGTTTTGAACTGTTAGAATCAGCTAAATCGAGCCTTATTTCGCAGATCAAAAGTTTGATTATAGAACAGATTCATCATAAAGAAGAGCCTTTAAATGAAAACTTCTCTTCATTCATTGCGGAGCACCTCAATCACGAATATTCTTATTTGAGCAAGTTGTTTTCTTCAGTAGAAGGAGTGACTATTGAAAAATATATTGCCAGGCAGAAAATTGAAAAAGTAAAAGAATTACTCTTTTACAATGAGCTTTCTTTATCAGAAATAGCTTTAAAAATGAACTACAGCAGTGTAGCCTACCTCTCTACTCAATTCAAAAAAGAGACTGGAATGACTCCTACTCAATTTAAACAAATGCATAAGCCAGGGCATAGTAGTTTGGATAAAGTTTGA
- a CDS encoding DUF4982 domain-containing protein, which produces MNKRFLIFFALLFQVSAIHSLYSQERVITDLASGWKFHRGEDEKAYQSDFNDSKWESVTVPHDWAIYGPFDKEVDKQVVKIEQNMEDEATEKTGRTGALPFTGIGWYRNTFEYSVESGKQLLLTFDGAMSNAKVYLNGELVGTRAYGYSYFYFDITDKVKKEGENVLAVRLENHPFSSRWYPGAGLYRKVQLIEKSSTSFKHWGHYITTPLVEKEVARVNIKSKVEGSDLRIETEILDADNKVVASNEETTQFDDEFVQNISVSKPHMWSPEDPYLYQAKLKLYEGDELKDVQTVKFGIRSIEYTRDRGFVLNGTPTKFRGVCLHHDLGPLGAAINKSALRRQLAILKDLGCNAIRSAHNMPSMEQLELCDEMGFLFVAESFDEWKKPKVENGYNLYFDEWAEKDVVNLVQATRNHPSIVMWSAGNEVPDQWGNEGVKRAKWLQELFHREDPTRPVTVGMDQVKAVMESGFGALLDIPGLNYRVHLYEEAYDKFPQGFILGSETASTVSSRGVYKFPVEKGVMKQYKDLQSSSYDLEYCSWSNLPEDDFVLQDDKPWVIGEFVWTGFDYLGEPTPYDEFWPSRSSYFGMVDLAGIPKDRYYLYRSRWNTEEETLHILPHWNWKGREGEVTPVFVYTNYNTAELFVNGKSQGKVTKNDSTKQDRYRLRWMDVKYEPGTLKVVAYDDNGKAVAEKEVHTAGAPHHIELKADRTMLDASGNDISFVTATIVDEKGNPCPTADNRLNFKVSGEGDFRAVCNGDATSLEVFHKPTMKAFNGKLVILVQSGEKAGAAKLTVSGKGLKKATTTLEIK; this is translated from the coding sequence ATGAATAAACGATTTCTAATTTTTTTCGCGCTCTTATTTCAGGTGAGTGCTATTCATAGCCTCTATTCACAGGAAAGGGTCATAACTGACCTGGCTAGTGGGTGGAAATTTCACCGAGGTGAAGATGAGAAGGCTTATCAGAGTGATTTCAATGATTCTAAGTGGGAATCTGTAACTGTGCCGCATGACTGGGCTATTTACGGTCCTTTTGATAAGGAAGTAGATAAGCAGGTAGTGAAGATTGAGCAGAACATGGAAGATGAAGCTACTGAGAAAACCGGGAGAACCGGGGCTTTGCCTTTTACAGGAATAGGCTGGTATAGAAATACTTTTGAATACTCAGTAGAATCAGGTAAGCAGCTGTTGCTTACTTTTGATGGAGCCATGAGCAATGCTAAGGTGTATCTTAATGGTGAATTAGTAGGAACCAGAGCTTATGGTTACAGCTATTTTTATTTCGACATCACTGATAAGGTGAAAAAAGAAGGTGAAAACGTGCTGGCTGTTCGTTTAGAAAATCATCCTTTCTCATCTAGGTGGTACCCTGGGGCTGGCTTGTATAGAAAAGTGCAGCTGATAGAAAAAAGTAGCACTAGTTTCAAACATTGGGGGCATTATATCACTACTCCTTTGGTAGAAAAAGAAGTGGCTCGTGTAAATATAAAATCCAAAGTAGAAGGTAGTGACTTGCGTATCGAAACAGAAATTCTGGATGCTGATAATAAAGTAGTGGCATCTAACGAAGAAACTACTCAGTTTGATGATGAGTTTGTGCAAAATATATCTGTTTCTAAGCCTCACATGTGGAGTCCTGAAGACCCTTATTTGTATCAGGCTAAGCTGAAATTATATGAAGGCGATGAGCTTAAAGATGTTCAAACCGTAAAATTTGGTATTAGAAGTATAGAATACACCAGAGATAGAGGCTTTGTGCTTAATGGAACTCCTACAAAATTCAGAGGCGTTTGTTTGCATCATGATTTGGGTCCATTAGGAGCAGCAATAAACAAGTCAGCTTTAAGAAGGCAATTGGCTATTTTAAAAGACTTAGGCTGTAATGCTATTCGTTCGGCGCATAACATGCCTTCTATGGAGCAACTTGAGCTTTGTGATGAAATGGGTTTTTTATTTGTAGCAGAGAGTTTTGATGAGTGGAAAAAGCCAAAAGTAGAAAACGGATATAACCTGTACTTTGATGAATGGGCAGAGAAAGATGTGGTGAACCTGGTTCAGGCTACCAGAAATCATCCTTCTATTGTTATGTGGAGTGCTGGAAATGAAGTGCCTGATCAGTGGGGTAATGAAGGGGTGAAGAGAGCCAAATGGTTACAGGAGTTATTCCATAGAGAAGATCCTACCAGACCTGTTACAGTAGGTATGGATCAGGTGAAAGCGGTAATGGAATCAGGCTTTGGTGCCTTGTTAGATATACCAGGATTGAACTACAGAGTACATTTATATGAAGAGGCCTATGATAAATTTCCTCAAGGCTTTATTCTGGGGTCAGAAACAGCTTCAACGGTAAGTTCTCGTGGGGTTTATAAATTCCCTGTAGAAAAAGGGGTGATGAAGCAGTATAAAGACCTTCAAAGTTCTTCTTATGATTTAGAATATTGTAGCTGGTCTAACTTGCCAGAAGATGATTTTGTATTGCAAGATGATAAACCTTGGGTAATAGGCGAGTTTGTATGGACTGGGTTTGATTATTTAGGAGAGCCTACTCCTTATGATGAGTTCTGGCCATCAAGAAGTTCTTATTTCGGTATGGTTGATTTAGCAGGTATACCTAAAGACAGATATTATCTATATAGAAGTAGATGGAATACTGAAGAGGAGACATTACATATCTTGCCTCACTGGAACTGGAAAGGCCGTGAAGGAGAAGTGACTCCTGTGTTTGTATACACCAATTATAATACCGCTGAGCTTTTTGTTAATGGCAAAAGTCAGGGTAAAGTCACTAAGAATGACTCTACAAAACAAGATCGTTACCGCCTCAGATGGATGGATGTGAAATATGAGCCAGGTACATTAAAAGTGGTGGCTTATGATGATAATGGCAAAGCGGTGGCTGAAAAAGAAGTACACACAGCAGGTGCACCTCATCATATTGAGCTAAAAGCAGATAGAACAATGCTGGATGCCAGTGGTAATGACATCAGCTTTGTTACAGCTACTATTGTAGATGAAAAAGGAAATCCTTGTCCTACTGCTGATAATCGTTTGAATTTCAAGGTGTCAGGAGAGGGTGATTTCAGAGCGGTTTGTAATGGAGATGCCACTTCTTTAGAGGTATTTCATAAGCCTACTATGAAAGCTTTTAATGGAAAGTTAGTAATTTTAGTGCAGTCAGGTGAAAAGGCTGGTGCAGCTAAGCTGACGGTAAGTGGTAAAGGTCTAAAGAAGGCTACTACTACGCTGGAAATTAAGTAA
- a CDS encoding Hsp20/alpha crystallin family protein — protein MTLLRTTHPAFNNILNDLFLPELEPKRRSASNTRHSLPKVNIKETKDGFAVEMAAPGLKKEDFKIQLDHNQLTISAKAKENSKDTHKYTTQEFSYLAFSRSFTLPKSADGEKIKASYENGILMVQIPKKELAKAPKAITIA, from the coding sequence ATGACACTTTTAAGAACAACACATCCGGCTTTCAACAATATATTAAACGATTTATTTTTACCAGAATTAGAACCTAAAAGAAGAAGCGCCTCCAACACGAGACATTCTCTTCCCAAAGTCAATATAAAAGAAACTAAAGATGGATTTGCCGTTGAGATGGCCGCACCTGGATTGAAGAAAGAAGATTTCAAAATTCAACTAGACCATAACCAGCTTACTATTTCGGCGAAAGCCAAAGAAAACTCTAAAGACACCCACAAATACACCACTCAAGAGTTTTCATATCTAGCATTTAGCAGATCATTCACTTTGCCTAAATCAGCAGATGGAGAGAAAATAAAAGCCAGCTATGAAAATGGCATATTAATGGTACAGATCCCTAAAAAAGAGCTAGCTAAGGCGCCAAAAGCCATTACAATTGCTTAA
- a CDS encoding LytR/AlgR family response regulator transcription factor — MIVYKAIVIDDEPLAIDVILHHLERFSNIEVVHTFTDSVEAFNYLKHGNEVYIVFTDIAMPGISGIELVRLSNSETMFIMTTSYSEYAVESFDLEVIDYLMKPIAFERFAKAIARFENLKSQKEDRRPSFFVKEGDEYVKIFVDDIDYIQGLKDYAKIVTGNNYCLVLKTLKSIESILNPYQFKRIHKSYIVPLPKISQYNGKCVLINDREIPVGNSYRESLKDFLNGNKL; from the coding sequence ATGATTGTATATAAGGCGATAGTAATTGATGATGAACCTTTGGCAATTGATGTGATTTTGCATCATTTGGAGCGGTTTTCTAATATTGAAGTAGTACACACATTTACTGACTCAGTGGAGGCTTTTAACTATTTGAAGCACGGGAATGAGGTGTATATTGTTTTTACCGATATTGCTATGCCTGGCATTTCTGGCATTGAACTAGTGCGGCTTTCTAATAGTGAAACCATGTTTATCATGACTACTTCTTACAGTGAGTATGCGGTTGAGAGTTTTGATTTGGAGGTGATTGATTATCTAATGAAGCCAATCGCTTTTGAGCGTTTTGCAAAAGCTATAGCAAGGTTTGAAAATTTAAAGTCACAGAAGGAAGATAGACGACCTTCATTTTTTGTAAAGGAGGGAGATGAGTATGTGAAGATTTTTGTTGATGATATTGATTATATCCAGGGTTTGAAAGACTATGCTAAAATAGTCACCGGAAATAATTATTGCTTGGTTTTAAAAACGCTAAAGTCAATCGAATCAATTTTGAATCCATATCAGTTTAAGAGAATTCATAAATCATACATAGTGCCTTTGCCAAAAATAAGTCAGTACAATGGAAAGTGCGTACTTATAAATGATAGGGAAATACCAGTAGGGAATAGTTATCGAGAGTCCTTAAAGGATTTTCTGAATGGAAATAAGCTTTGA
- the trxA gene encoding thioredoxin — protein sequence MKGNFKNIINSQQPVLVDFYADWCGPCQMQGPILKEVATEVQHQARIIKIDVDKNQAIAQQYQVQGVPTLIIFKNGQPVWRQSGVANKQQLIDLLKHNA from the coding sequence ATGAAAGGTAATTTCAAAAATATAATCAATAGTCAGCAACCTGTACTGGTAGATTTCTATGCGGACTGGTGTGGCCCCTGCCAAATGCAAGGCCCCATACTGAAAGAGGTGGCTACTGAAGTACAGCATCAGGCCAGGATCATAAAGATTGATGTAGATAAAAATCAGGCTATTGCTCAGCAGTATCAGGTACAGGGAGTACCTACTCTGATTATATTTAAAAATGGCCAGCCTGTATGGCGCCAATCTGGCGTGGCCAACAAGCAACAGCTAATAGATCTTTTAAAGCACAACGCATAG
- a CDS encoding DnaJ C-terminal domain-containing protein has product MEYKDYYKILGVSKSATKEDIRKAYRKLALKYHPDKNPGDKAAEEKFKEISEANEVLGDPEKRKLYDQLGSNWKQYQQAGYDPNTAGRGYSQQRPGGGQYSYHFEGDPSDIFGSSGFSDFFESFFGGGTQGFGGSGGFNGFNTNNGRPGSDLSGEIPITLQEAYTGTERIVDLGDQKIKVKIKPGAYDGLKLRVKGKGEKGRGGQAGNLYLTIKVQPGTVYERKGDDLYMEAPVDLFTALLGGKQEIYTLSGKVNINIPEGTQNGKQLRLKGKGMPLYGKHGHGDLYVKLQVKLPERLNDKQKALLKELKDSFNKAYA; this is encoded by the coding sequence ATGGAATATAAGGATTACTATAAAATACTTGGAGTAAGCAAATCTGCCACTAAAGAGGACATCAGAAAAGCTTACAGAAAGCTAGCCCTAAAATACCACCCTGACAAAAATCCGGGTGACAAGGCAGCTGAGGAGAAATTCAAGGAAATTAGTGAAGCCAATGAAGTATTGGGTGATCCTGAAAAGAGAAAGCTATACGACCAACTAGGCTCTAACTGGAAGCAATATCAGCAGGCCGGCTATGATCCTAATACCGCAGGCAGAGGTTATTCACAGCAAAGACCAGGCGGTGGCCAGTACAGCTATCATTTCGAAGGAGATCCTTCTGATATCTTTGGCAGCAGCGGCTTCTCAGACTTCTTCGAATCATTTTTTGGAGGCGGCACTCAGGGCTTTGGTGGCTCAGGAGGCTTCAATGGATTCAACACCAATAATGGCAGACCTGGCAGTGATTTGAGTGGAGAGATTCCTATCACACTACAGGAAGCATACACAGGAACAGAGCGTATTGTGGATCTGGGAGATCAAAAAATAAAAGTAAAAATTAAGCCCGGGGCCTATGATGGCCTCAAACTAAGAGTCAAAGGCAAAGGAGAAAAAGGAAGAGGCGGCCAGGCCGGAAATTTATATTTGACCATTAAGGTACAGCCTGGCACCGTATATGAGCGCAAAGGTGATGACCTATACATGGAAGCGCCTGTAGACTTGTTCACCGCCCTACTGGGAGGCAAGCAAGAGATATACACCCTTTCCGGGAAAGTGAATATTAACATTCCTGAAGGCACTCAGAATGGCAAGCAACTACGACTTAAAGGAAAAGGTATGCCATTGTACGGAAAACATGGTCATGGAGACCTTTATGTCAAATTACAGGTAAAACTACCTGAAAGGTTAAACGACAAACAAAAAGCTCTGTTAAAAGAGTTAAAAGATAGTTTTAATAAAGCCTATGCCTAA
- a CDS encoding SDR family oxidoreductase, translating into MENIEGKVVVITGASSGFGKISAEYLSDKGALVALGARSTDKIEALAKSIKDKGGKAIAVTTDVKDKDQVKKLVDAAVEEFGKIDVLLNNAGIMPLSPLENLKIDDWDSCIDINIKGVLYGIAAALPHMKEQKSGQIINVSSVAGHTISPGGAVYSATKHSVRVISEALRQEVKPYNIRTSIISPGAVDTGLPDSVTDEAVSGSIKDFYADTAISADSFARAVVFAISQPEDVDINEILFRPTKQKL; encoded by the coding sequence ATGGAAAATATAGAAGGAAAAGTAGTGGTGATAACGGGTGCTAGCAGTGGTTTTGGAAAAATAAGTGCTGAGTATTTGTCTGATAAAGGGGCTTTAGTAGCTCTGGGAGCAAGAAGTACAGATAAAATTGAAGCGCTGGCAAAATCCATTAAGGATAAAGGCGGAAAAGCTATAGCCGTTACTACTGATGTAAAAGACAAAGATCAAGTGAAAAAGCTGGTAGATGCAGCAGTAGAAGAATTTGGTAAAATTGATGTATTGCTCAATAATGCAGGAATTATGCCTCTTTCTCCTCTTGAAAATCTTAAGATAGATGATTGGGATAGCTGTATTGATATAAATATAAAGGGAGTGTTATACGGCATTGCTGCGGCGCTGCCTCATATGAAAGAACAGAAGTCTGGTCAGATAATAAACGTATCTTCTGTGGCGGGACATACCATTAGTCCTGGTGGAGCAGTTTATTCGGCCACCAAGCATTCTGTAAGAGTTATTTCAGAAGCTTTACGTCAAGAAGTGAAACCTTATAACATTCGAACCAGTATAATATCTCCAGGGGCTGTTGATACCGGCTTGCCAGATAGTGTGACTGATGAGGCTGTTTCTGGAAGTATCAAAGACTTTTATGCAGATACAGCTATTTCTGCTGATTCTTTTGCAAGAGCTGTGGTATTCGCTATTAGCCAGCCAGAAGATGTAGATATTAATGAGATACTGTTTAGACCTACTAAACAAAAATTATAA
- a CDS encoding Hsp20/alpha crystallin family protein codes for MNLFKWTKNLKPVFPNAIEKFFGKKIDDQSASNEAIGTIPSVNINDKDKAFEVSVAVPGLDKKDIKLEVQNNCLVISSEKQYEKEESEGQWMRKEYGYASFQRMFMLPDNADPEKIDASLKSGILKIKVGKNKQLEAKRRTIAVG; via the coding sequence ATGAACTTGTTTAAATGGACTAAAAACCTAAAACCAGTATTCCCAAATGCTATTGAGAAGTTTTTTGGTAAAAAGATAGATGACCAATCAGCATCTAATGAAGCAATAGGCACTATTCCTTCGGTAAATATAAATGATAAAGATAAGGCCTTTGAAGTTTCTGTAGCCGTACCCGGCTTAGATAAAAAGGACATCAAGCTAGAAGTGCAAAACAACTGCCTTGTAATATCTTCAGAGAAACAATATGAAAAAGAAGAGAGCGAGGGTCAATGGATGAGAAAAGAGTATGGCTACGCCTCTTTCCAAAGAATGTTTATGCTACCCGATAATGCTGACCCGGAAAAGATTGATGCTTCACTGAAAAGCGGCATTTTAAAAATAAAAGTAGGCAAAAATAAACAGCTTGAAGCGAAAAGAAGAACGATAGCTGTGGGTTAA
- a CDS encoding nucleotidyltransferase family protein, with protein sequence MKTKLASEHKIGVIILAAGSSSRLGQPKQLLPYHNAPLLQHTINEADAIPFQSFTLVLGANASDIKKAIDPNNFQVVINNDWKEGMGSSLSLAIKETIKNHDLQHIMILLSDQPLVNTEHFEELIHTHINGDKSITASFYNNIAGVPAIFSKEHFEDLQRLEGDKGARKIIKNSPHQLVEFKYGNIDIDTPEDWENLNSYKKKK encoded by the coding sequence ATGAAGACAAAACTAGCTTCAGAACATAAAATCGGGGTAATAATACTGGCAGCTGGTTCTTCCAGCAGACTAGGACAACCCAAACAACTACTGCCCTACCATAATGCTCCGTTACTTCAGCACACTATTAATGAAGCTGATGCTATTCCATTTCAAAGCTTTACACTCGTTTTGGGCGCTAATGCCTCTGATATTAAAAAGGCCATTGATCCTAATAACTTTCAAGTGGTAATCAATAATGATTGGAAAGAAGGAATGGGCAGCAGCCTGAGCCTCGCCATAAAGGAAACCATAAAGAACCACGACCTACAGCATATCATGATTCTGCTCTCTGATCAGCCATTGGTTAATACAGAACACTTTGAGGAGCTGATCCATACGCATATCAATGGCGACAAGTCAATAACCGCCAGTTTTTATAATAACATAGCCGGAGTACCTGCCATTTTCAGCAAAGAACATTTTGAAGATTTACAAAGACTGGAAGGAGACAAAGGAGCTCGAAAAATAATAAAAAACAGCCCTCACCAGCTGGTAGAATTTAAGTATGGCAACATTGACATTGATACCCCTGAAGACTGGGAAAACCTGAATTCATATAAAAAAAAAAAATAA
- a CDS encoding cysteine desulfurase family protein produces MGINNKKIYLDYNATTPVDPQVLSAMLPYFTENFGNASSASHAYGWDAEEAVEIAREQVSALIGAKTKEIIFTSGATEAINILLHGISLKKCHIITCQTEHNAVLRTCNAMEETDTTISRLSVNAEGAINLAELEAAIRPDTELICIMVVNNETGVIHPIKEISEIAKKHDLPLMVDATQALGKVAFNADESGVDFAAFSSHKIYGPKGVGGLYIRKSMTKKLHPFLTGGAQERGLRPGTLNVPGIVGMGKACELALQDLNDDYSKMTLLQERLEKGLFSIPGCQINGSQTKRSPYVTNAAFEGILGEKLIRKLKHIAISQGSACTSNTVEPSHVLSAMQLPEALALSAVRISMGKPTSTEDIDIAIQDITEAVKALRK; encoded by the coding sequence ATGGGAATAAACAACAAAAAAATTTATCTGGATTACAACGCCACCACTCCTGTAGACCCGCAGGTACTCAGTGCCATGCTCCCCTATTTCACAGAAAACTTCGGCAATGCTTCCAGCGCCTCACACGCTTATGGGTGGGATGCAGAAGAGGCTGTTGAGATAGCTAGAGAACAGGTTTCCGCTCTGATCGGAGCCAAGACAAAAGAAATTATATTCACTTCAGGCGCTACAGAAGCCATTAATATACTGCTGCACGGTATATCATTAAAAAAATGCCATATTATAACTTGCCAAACCGAGCACAATGCGGTTTTGCGTACTTGCAATGCTATGGAAGAGACCGACACTACGATCAGTCGGCTTAGCGTAAACGCAGAAGGTGCTATCAATCTGGCGGAGCTGGAAGCAGCTATTCGACCCGATACTGAGCTGATTTGCATCATGGTAGTGAATAATGAAACTGGCGTTATTCATCCTATAAAAGAGATTAGTGAAATAGCTAAAAAGCATGATTTACCTCTAATGGTTGACGCCACGCAAGCTTTAGGCAAAGTAGCCTTTAATGCAGACGAATCTGGAGTTGACTTTGCTGCTTTTTCATCGCACAAAATATACGGCCCCAAAGGCGTGGGTGGGCTTTATATCAGAAAAAGCATGACCAAGAAATTACATCCTTTTCTTACTGGCGGAGCACAGGAAAGAGGCTTACGCCCAGGCACCCTCAATGTACCCGGAATAGTAGGCATGGGCAAGGCTTGTGAATTAGCTTTGCAAGACCTGAATGATGATTATTCAAAAATGACCTTGCTGCAAGAAAGGTTAGAAAAAGGCCTTTTTTCAATTCCTGGCTGTCAGATAAATGGCAGCCAAACCAAAAGATCTCCCTACGTAACCAATGCTGCATTTGAAGGCATATTAGGAGAAAAGTTAATCCGTAAATTAAAGCACATAGCCATATCACAAGGTTCTGCTTGCACCTCTAATACGGTAGAGCCCTCTCATGTGCTCTCTGCCATGCAACTGCCGGAAGCTTTAGCCCTGTCAGCCGTAAGAATTAGTATGGGTAAGCCTACCTCTACTGAAGACATTGATATAGCTATTCAAGATATTACAGAGGCCGTTAAAGCACTAAGGAAATAA